The DNA region AAAATCCCCTGAATTGGTATGGGACGGTTATACGCTACCCCGTCCGGGACCCTCATGATGCCGCCAAACTTCCTGTGCTGAATGCAAAAACTAATCCCCTGTTTAAACGGGAAGTGGCCATTGTAAAAAATCTGGTGAAGCATTACAAAAAAGAGGTGCCCATCATTGCCACCATTTTTAATGCCCTGACCTCCTTCCAGGAACTAAATGCCAGCCTCAACCCCCTGTTTACCCAGGTTATGATCCGCCATCATAAGGAAGAGCTCCATAAAGCCCTTCGCTCAATACAGCAAACCAACAAGAATTATTTGGATGCCCTCATCGCCGAAGGAATAGACGGTATCTTTCTGGTGAATCAGTATGCAGCCAAACATATTATTACGAGCAAAGAATATGATGAATTTGTCACCCCCTATGATAATGAGCTTTTGGAGTACATCAAGGGTAAGACCTGGTTTAACATGGCCCATATCCATGGAGAAAAAAACCTATGGGTTGATAAATATGTGGACACCCTCTATCATGCCCTGAACTGGGAGAATACTCCCAAGGGGATAAGCCCAGGGGCGGTGAGCAGTATTACTAAGGTGGCGAAGCAATTCCCCGGAAAGGTCCTGATTACCGGTCTGGATCAGAATCATGACTTTGTCAGTGAAACCAATGACCGGGAAGAGGTAAAGCGGGTATTAAAAAAACGCTATTTAAGAGCCAAAAAAGAGCTGGGTAGTAACCGGTTTATCTTTGGCCCGGGCTGCACCTTGCCGCTTTCGGTACCCAACTATCTTTTTACCCTCATCAGGGAAGTGGCGGAAGAAGAAGGGAACTAGCACTCATATAGCTTGATCAATATTTTTAATTTTAATATTGTTATTATTTATGGTCAAAATTGAAAACAATCTATCCAAGGGAAACGTGCTTACCAAACTGGTACTTTTTGCGCTTCCTTTTTTGGCGTCCAACCTGGTCCAGTCCTTCTACAATGTGGCGGATATGCTCATCGTGGGGAATTTTAGCGGGACCGCAAGCATGTCCGGTGTTAATATCGGGGGACAGATAACCTTTATTTTGACCAATGTGGTTATCGGGCTCTGTATGGGGGCCACGGTGCTTATCGGCCAGTATGTGGGGGCCGGGAACCGGGTCGGCCTGGAGCGGGTTACTGCCACCATCATCACCATGCTCATCGGGACCGCCCTGGCGATCACCGTGGTGATGCTGTTTTTTAAGGGACCGGTGCTGCGGCTCATCCGGACTCCGGCGGAATCATTTGCTGAAAGCGACCGGTACCTTACGGTGACTCTTATCGGGGCTGTATTCATCTTCGGGTACAATGCCTTGAGCGCCATACTCCGGGGCATGGGCAATTCCAAACAACCCTTCTATTTTGTGTCCATTGCCTGCGTTACCAATGTGGTTTTGGACTTGGTTTTTGTGGCGGCTTTTCATTGGGATGCCTTTGGCGCTGCCCTGGCTACGGTGATCTCCCAAGCCCTGAGTATGTTCCTCTGTATCATTTATATGGTACGGAACAATTTTCAGTTTGACTTCAAGCTCCGGTCTTTTAAGATTTACAAGGATCAGTTGGCCCTGATTTTTAAGATAGGCCTGCCTACCTGCTTACAAAATGCGGTTACCAGCCTTTCCTTCCTGTTTCTTACAGCAATAGTGAATATAGTGGGCGGGGTCACCGCTTCTGCGGCGGTGGGAGCGGTGGGCAAATTCAACAGCTTTGCCTTTATGCCCACCATGGCCATGAGCGCCTCGATTTCTGCCATGACCGCCCAGAATATCGGGGCCGGCAAAATGGAAAGGGCAATTCAGACCTGCAAGATCGGGACAATTTTTTCGGTCTGTGTTACCTGGACCTTTTTTGTTCTGGTTCAATTATTCCCCTCAGTCATCCTGAACGCCTTTGGCAGCGATCCGGAGATGATCCAGGACGGGATTAGCTACCTCCGCATCTTTAGCTTTGATTTTCTGTTTATCCCCTTTATTTTTTGCATTAATGGGTTTCTTATTGGCGGCGGCCATACCATATTTACTCTGTTCAGCAGTATGCTTTCAGCGATACTGCTCCGGGTGCCTGTTTGCTACATCTTTGGTGTGGTCATCGGCTGGGGTCTTCAGGGTGTCGCCCTGGGCGGTCCTGCCGCCGCCGTTGGAGCTTTGGTTGTAACGATCATCTACCTGGCAACCGGCAAGTGGAGAAAAATTGTGATCAGAGCCGGTAGGCCGGTTGCTGAGGAAAGCTGAGTCGGCCTCACATCCTGAATTCGCTGCCCAGGTACACTTCCCGCACCATTTCGTTTGCCAGGATCAGATCCCGGTCTCCCTGGGCGACTATGGTGCCGTCGGCGATGATGAAGGCTTCGGTGGTTATCTCCAGGGTGTCCCGGACATTGTGGTCTGTGATGAGTATCCCTATGCCCTTTTCCGCCAGCCGGCGGATAATTTGCTTGATCTCATAAACCGCGATGGGGTCGATACCCGCAAAGGGTTCGTCCAGCAGGAGGAACTTCGGCTCCGTGGCCAAGGCCCGGGCGATCTCGGTACGCCGCCGTTCGCCCCCTGAGAGGGTGTAGCCGTACTGGGTGCGGATGCGGCCTATGCCGAATTCATCCAGCAGGGCTTCAAGGCGATCCTTTTGGGCTGCTTTGTCAATATCCCTGCGGCTTTCCAGGATAGCCCGTATATTCTGTTCCACCGTAAGTTTGCGGAAAATCGAGGCTTCCTGGGGAAGGTAAGCAACTCCCATCCGGGCCCGGCGAAACATGGGTTTTAATGTGATATCATCCCCGTTCAGGGCCACTGTTCCCATGCTGGGTTTGTAGAAGCCCACAATCATGTAGAATATCGTTGTTTTCCCCGCGCCATTGGGGCCCAGGAGCCCCGCCACTTCTCCGTTCTTCATGGTAAAATCAACGCCTCGGACCACCTCCTTGGCGCCGAAACGCTTGTGAAGGTTCGTTACCGTTAAAATGTGGTTTGTTATGGTGTTGGAGTCAAGCTCGTCCACGGGCTATTCCTCTTCTTTTGTTTCTTCTGTCACTTCTTCTGTTGCTTCTTCTTTCGCTTTCTCTTTGATAGAGC from Treponema primitia ZAS-2 includes:
- a CDS encoding uroporphyrinogen decarboxylase family protein → MTSKQRIKALLENKSIDRSPVAGWFHMPLLDRNVTDFTQALISTRDYYGWDFIKVMTNGHFMTEAYGGEIEFSQNPLNWYGTVIRYPVRDPHDAAKLPVLNAKTNPLFKREVAIVKNLVKHYKKEVPIIATIFNALTSFQELNASLNPLFTQVMIRHHKEELHKALRSIQQTNKNYLDALIAEGIDGIFLVNQYAAKHIITSKEYDEFVTPYDNELLEYIKGKTWFNMAHIHGEKNLWVDKYVDTLYHALNWENTPKGISPGAVSSITKVAKQFPGKVLITGLDQNHDFVSETNDREEVKRVLKKRYLRAKKELGSNRFIFGPGCTLPLSVPNYLFTLIREVAEEEGN
- the lptB gene encoding LPS export ABC transporter ATP-binding protein; translation: MDELDSNTITNHILTVTNLHKRFGAKEVVRGVDFTMKNGEVAGLLGPNGAGKTTIFYMIVGFYKPSMGTVALNGDDITLKPMFRRARMGVAYLPQEASIFRKLTVEQNIRAILESRRDIDKAAQKDRLEALLDEFGIGRIRTQYGYTLSGGERRRTEIARALATEPKFLLLDEPFAGIDPIAVYEIKQIIRRLAEKGIGILITDHNVRDTLEITTEAFIIADGTIVAQGDRDLILANEMVREVYLGSEFRM
- a CDS encoding MATE family efflux transporter encodes the protein MVKIENNLSKGNVLTKLVLFALPFLASNLVQSFYNVADMLIVGNFSGTASMSGVNIGGQITFILTNVVIGLCMGATVLIGQYVGAGNRVGLERVTATIITMLIGTALAITVVMLFFKGPVLRLIRTPAESFAESDRYLTVTLIGAVFIFGYNALSAILRGMGNSKQPFYFVSIACVTNVVLDLVFVAAFHWDAFGAALATVISQALSMFLCIIYMVRNNFQFDFKLRSFKIYKDQLALIFKIGLPTCLQNAVTSLSFLFLTAIVNIVGGVTASAAVGAVGKFNSFAFMPTMAMSASISAMTAQNIGAGKMERAIQTCKIGTIFSVCVTWTFFVLVQLFPSVILNAFGSDPEMIQDGISYLRIFSFDFLFIPFIFCINGFLIGGGHTIFTLFSSMLSAILLRVPVCYIFGVVIGWGLQGVALGGPAAAVGALVVTIIYLATGKWRKIVIRAGRPVAEES